The Parabacteroides sp. AD58 genome includes a window with the following:
- a CDS encoding helix-turn-helix domain-containing protein, translating to MEKTVITFNDLPEVVAQLRDEVMSLKSLLTEQRSVNNAKAVDTHVPMSVDEAAEYLGIPKGTLYMKLSDGSIPATKPGKRYCLYRDELDRWLESSRKNPVPLSDEELSESMSSSHRRKPGQRNW from the coding sequence ATGGAAAAAACAGTGATTACATTCAACGACCTACCGGAGGTCGTAGCCCAGCTTCGGGACGAAGTGATGAGCTTGAAAAGCCTGCTTACCGAGCAGCGCAGTGTGAACAATGCAAAGGCGGTGGACACCCATGTCCCCATGTCCGTGGATGAAGCGGCGGAATATCTCGGTATTCCCAAGGGAACGCTCTACATGAAACTGTCGGACGGAAGCATTCCGGCCACCAAGCCCGGCAAACGTTATTGCCTTTACCGTGACGAACTGGACAGATGGCTGGAATCCTCCCGCAAGAATCCCGTACCCCTGTCCGATGAGGAACTCAGCGAATCCATGTCCTCCTCCCACCGCCGCAAGCCCGGCCAACGTAACTGGTAA
- a CDS encoding TonB-dependent receptor has translation MTTHPQEKVITGVVVSSEDGLPMTGVAIMDKQSSNGVMTDMDGKFSIQVSPRTKSLNVSYLGYKAVDVQIKGTTMKITMEPDLVALDEVMVVAYGTGKKSSFTGSATVVKSDALEKIKASNVTQALQGQSAGVQVLNTSGEPGSDATIMIRGIGSMNASSSPLYVVDGTAYDGYLNAINPADIESMTVLKDASATALYGSRAANGVVMITTKKGASEKGQLNFRSSWGWSSLAVDLPRTLTPDEFAVLTWQALSNGYMDNGYSQSDAANYASSYLVGQWGCNPYNVDMPVGLDGKMNPDAQLLYSGDWRDALMKSRLRQEYNIDFSGKSKKADYYLSAGYLNDKGVFTVSEFERFTVRANVNYEVNKWLKVGLNANLAHGLKEGSSNDQVVWMLRSMPSVYPIYEWDAQAGDYARDSDGNLIYDYGDYRTSWSGSNFVADNVYNKYPYTTDNASARTYFEINFLPGLKWRTNFNFDYYLYGYDGYTNSEYGFAAGYGGEAYKQNDKNFSWTANHLLTYDKTIGDHSFNILLGQEAYYRQFKSLQAAKRGLPFFGITEIGAASEMSSMNSYTDNYRLLSWFSRAEYDYNDRYYLSASFRTDGSSRFSPESRWGKFWSVGASWRVSNEAFMESTKGWLDNLKLKASYGAVGNDNLMSGNTSIYYAYQGLYATGMNNYNDAGVMISRLANPTLKWETNLQTNVGVDFALFNRINGSFEWFNRKSKDLLFYTPKAPSTGFGSIERNIGDVKNTGVEFNLDIAAINSKDFKWNLNLNGSHYKNRITKLPQDEINSGYFKWREGESRYNFWGAEYAGVNPETGNDQYWYNVYETDENGNKVVKERIKTEDYNAVNSEDQKKYLGDAIPKFFGGITNNFSWKGIDFSFMIYYSLGGKLYDSDYASAMSYRTGYSMHPDMLEAWTPENTDAKFPRISTVYGSYMGSYTSKFLFNNSFARLRNVTLGYTLPREWTKKLQINSLRLYVQGDNLATWGNAARRGTDPEQSIDGITANRFPTTKSISFGLQLNL, from the coding sequence ATTACGACACACCCTCAGGAAAAAGTAATTACAGGAGTTGTGGTCTCTTCTGAAGATGGATTGCCTATGACAGGTGTTGCCATCATGGATAAGCAGAGTAGCAATGGAGTGATGACCGACATGGACGGTAAATTCTCTATCCAAGTTTCACCACGCACTAAAAGCTTAAATGTTTCTTACTTAGGTTATAAGGCCGTAGATGTACAGATTAAGGGAACTACCATGAAAATTACAATGGAACCTGACTTAGTTGCTTTAGACGAAGTGATGGTAGTTGCCTATGGTACCGGAAAGAAATCATCGTTTACCGGTTCTGCGACCGTTGTAAAAAGTGACGCGCTCGAAAAGATCAAAGCCTCTAACGTAACACAGGCCCTGCAAGGTCAAAGTGCAGGTGTACAAGTTCTCAATACTTCTGGTGAACCGGGTTCTGATGCAACCATTATGATTCGTGGTATCGGTTCCATGAATGCTTCCAGCTCACCTTTATATGTAGTAGATGGAACGGCTTATGATGGTTACCTGAATGCCATCAACCCGGCCGATATCGAATCAATGACCGTTTTGAAAGATGCTTCGGCTACGGCCCTGTACGGATCACGTGCTGCCAACGGTGTCGTAATGATCACCACCAAGAAAGGTGCTAGCGAGAAAGGACAGCTCAACTTCCGTTCATCATGGGGCTGGTCGAGTTTGGCCGTTGATCTGCCTCGCACACTGACTCCAGACGAATTTGCAGTCCTGACATGGCAGGCTTTATCCAATGGATATATGGATAACGGTTATTCGCAGTCGGATGCAGCCAACTATGCTTCTTCTTATTTGGTTGGACAATGGGGGTGCAACCCGTATAATGTAGATATGCCGGTCGGACTGGACGGAAAGATGAATCCGGATGCCCAGTTGCTGTATTCCGGAGACTGGAGAGATGCCCTGATGAAATCCCGCCTGCGCCAGGAATATAATATTGACTTCAGCGGAAAATCAAAGAAAGCCGATTATTACTTGTCTGCCGGCTATCTGAACGATAAAGGTGTATTCACCGTATCTGAATTCGAACGCTTCACTGTCCGCGCCAATGTCAACTACGAAGTCAACAAATGGTTGAAGGTTGGTTTGAACGCCAATCTGGCACACGGCCTGAAGGAAGGATCTTCAAATGACCAGGTAGTGTGGATGCTGCGTTCGATGCCTTCTGTTTATCCGATTTATGAATGGGATGCCCAAGCCGGAGACTATGCCCGCGACAGCGACGGCAACCTGATCTACGATTACGGAGACTATCGTACTTCATGGAGCGGCTCTAACTTCGTAGCGGATAATGTTTACAATAAATATCCGTACACGACCGATAACGCATCTGCCCGTACTTATTTCGAAATCAACTTCCTGCCGGGACTGAAATGGCGTACTAACTTCAACTTCGACTATTATCTGTATGGATATGACGGATATACCAACAGTGAATATGGTTTCGCAGCCGGTTATGGTGGTGAAGCTTACAAGCAAAACGACAAGAACTTCTCATGGACAGCCAACCACCTTCTGACATACGACAAGACGATTGGCGACCATTCATTCAACATCTTGTTAGGTCAGGAAGCATACTACCGCCAGTTCAAGAGCCTGCAAGCAGCAAAACGCGGATTGCCTTTCTTTGGAATCACAGAAATCGGAGCCGCTTCTGAAATGAGCTCCATGAATTCATATACCGACAATTACCGTTTGTTAAGCTGGTTCTCACGTGCGGAATATGATTATAACGACCGATATTACCTTTCTGCCAGCTTCCGTACGGATGGTTCATCCCGCTTCTCTCCAGAAAGTCGTTGGGGTAAATTCTGGTCAGTCGGTGCATCTTGGCGTGTTTCCAACGAAGCCTTTATGGAAAGTACCAAAGGTTGGTTAGACAACTTGAAGCTGAAAGCCAGCTACGGAGCCGTAGGTAACGATAACTTAATGTCTGGTAATACCTCAATATACTATGCTTACCAGGGATTGTATGCAACAGGTATGAACAACTACAACGATGCCGGTGTAATGATCAGCCGTTTGGCAAACCCGACGCTGAAATGGGAAACCAACCTGCAAACCAACGTAGGTGTTGATTTCGCCCTGTTCAACCGCATCAACGGTAGCTTCGAATGGTTCAACCGTAAGTCAAAAGACTTGTTGTTCTATACTCCGAAAGCACCATCAACCGGATTTGGAAGCATTGAGCGAAATATCGGTGATGTCAAGAATACTGGTGTTGAATTCAACCTCGATATTGCCGCCATCAACAGTAAGGATTTCAAGTGGAATCTGAATCTGAATGGTTCACATTATAAAAACCGCATTACCAAACTGCCGCAAGACGAAATTAATTCAGGTTACTTCAAATGGCGCGAAGGCGAATCCCGCTATAACTTCTGGGGCGCTGAATATGCCGGAGTAAACCCGGAAACCGGTAACGACCAGTATTGGTATAATGTATATGAAACCGATGAAAACGGCAACAAAGTCGTAAAAGAACGTATCAAGACGGAAGATTATAATGCAGTAAATAGTGAAGACCAGAAGAAGTACTTAGGCGACGCTATTCCTAAATTCTTCGGTGGTATCACAAATAACTTCTCGTGGAAAGGTATCGACTTTTCGTTCATGATTTACTATAGCTTGGGTGGCAAACTGTACGACTCTGATTATGCTTCAGCTATGTCATACCGCACCGGTTACAGCATGCACCCGGATATGCTGGAAGCCTGGACTCCGGAAAATACAGATGCTAAATTCCCGAGAATCTCAACCGTTTATGGTAGCTATATGGGATCATATACATCGAAGTTCTTGTTCAACAACTCATTTGCCCGCCTCCGTAACGTAACATTAGGTTATACATTACCTCGCGAATGGACCAAGAAATTGCAAATCAATTCATTGCGTCTTTATGTACAAGGTGACAATTTAGCGACATGGGGTAATGCAGCCCGCCGTGGTACCGATCCGGAACAAAGCATCGACGGTATTACCGCCAACCGCTTCCCGACAACGAAATCTATTTCGTTCGGTCTGCAGCTTAACTTGTAA
- a CDS encoding RagB/SusD family nutrient uptake outer membrane protein codes for MKSIKYILTTCAISGLLIGGTTSCSDFLETNPSTDVADSEVFTTVSGAQAALNGCYYQMKCYGGGGANRQDDWGIPSYQMISDLSGEDVMSNGGGWYNFTYNYWGETRGDIFRASQIWTYYYRLINNANSIIAYVDDCEGDATEKQYIKGQALAMRGWAYFWLTRWFQQTYPIAKNMPGMPIYTEPSNVNTPGAPRGTLEETYQQILSDLTAAEPMLEGFVRSSSYPNVIDQSVVQGILSEVYQVMRDWPKSEEYARKVLAKYPLTTNDDYTAGFNDESTPSWIWSIKQTEEQNKGDYSPFAMWYNGTRSCWTFACFILADDFVKLFDESDIRYQQMQNWDDPAGTSRKFWISMKFRDNEDCRGSMVVMRSDEMLLNAAEACARQGKESEAKDLLWQLQDMRGAVRTEASGEELVKAIWIERRKELYGEGFALFDIIRNELPLERTGNHVDWGGATPFPARSWRLIYQIPNTELLNNDSMTDAVWPNGDQNPYDGVYEPQQ; via the coding sequence ATGAAATCAATTAAATACATATTGACAACCTGTGCGATCTCAGGCCTGCTTATTGGTGGAACAACTTCGTGCAGTGATTTTCTTGAGACCAACCCATCTACTGATGTTGCCGACAGCGAAGTATTCACAACCGTAAGTGGCGCGCAGGCTGCCTTGAACGGCTGTTATTATCAGATGAAATGCTACGGTGGTGGTGGCGCAAACCGCCAGGACGACTGGGGTATTCCTTCCTATCAGATGATATCAGATCTTTCCGGTGAAGATGTCATGAGTAACGGAGGCGGATGGTACAACTTTACCTATAACTATTGGGGTGAGACTCGTGGTGATATTTTCCGTGCAAGCCAGATATGGACTTACTACTACCGCCTGATCAACAACGCCAATTCCATCATTGCCTATGTAGATGACTGCGAAGGCGACGCAACCGAAAAGCAATACATCAAAGGCCAGGCATTAGCCATGCGTGGATGGGCTTATTTCTGGCTGACCAGATGGTTCCAGCAGACTTATCCGATTGCCAAGAACATGCCGGGTATGCCAATCTATACAGAACCATCCAACGTAAATACACCGGGAGCACCGCGCGGTACATTGGAAGAAACTTATCAGCAGATTCTTTCTGACCTGACTGCTGCCGAACCGATGTTGGAAGGTTTTGTACGCAGCTCCAGTTACCCGAATGTAATCGATCAGTCGGTAGTTCAGGGTATTCTTTCAGAAGTTTATCAGGTAATGCGCGACTGGCCTAAATCAGAAGAATATGCGCGTAAGGTATTAGCCAAATATCCGCTGACAACCAACGATGATTACACAGCTGGTTTCAATGATGAATCAACTCCTTCATGGATCTGGAGTATCAAGCAGACCGAAGAACAGAACAAGGGTGATTATTCTCCATTCGCCATGTGGTACAACGGAACCCGTTCTTGCTGGACATTCGCTTGCTTCATCCTGGCAGACGACTTCGTAAAACTGTTTGATGAAAGCGATATCCGCTATCAGCAAATGCAAAACTGGGACGACCCGGCAGGAACCAGCCGTAAGTTCTGGATTTCCATGAAATTCCGTGACAACGAAGACTGCCGTGGTTCTATGGTTGTGATGCGTTCAGACGAAATGTTACTGAATGCCGCTGAAGCTTGTGCCCGTCAGGGAAAAGAATCGGAAGCCAAAGATTTGTTATGGCAGCTGCAGGATATGCGTGGTGCTGTCCGCACAGAAGCTTCGGGTGAAGAACTGGTAAAGGCGATCTGGATTGAACGCCGTAAGGAACTTTATGGTGAAGGCTTCGCACTCTTCGATATCATCCGCAATGAACTGCCTCTGGAACGTACTGGAAATCACGTAGACTGGGGAGGAGCAACGCCGTTCCCGGCTCGTTCTTGGAGACTGATCTATCAGATTCCGAATACAGAATTATTGAACAACGACTCGATGACGGATGCCGTTTGGCCAAATGGCGACCAGAATCCGTATGATGGCGTTTATGAACCGCAACAATAA
- a CDS encoding helix-turn-helix transcriptional regulator, with the protein MKATRKCSFCGKSFVTRSGMQRYCSEACQAEARRARMTQKNNLFKAVRPIMEIQHQEYLTFSKAAILMGCSRQYIYKLVAMGKLKASRISNRMAFIRRADIERMLEGNPYHRILPGSTSTPKKNASSSFPAKKEKREKVTDEVPDFYSGEEVISLYKVKQSWLYTTAKRNRIPICRIAGKNYYSKKHVDEFFGTAVDMESITDWLLTEEAEEQFGMKPAALRAYAYRHRIPTKREYGRTYYSKSHLDELRRTDLVNDERYYTVEQVRQIYGLSSANICHIVKVKHIEKIKVGVKNLLLRSDVERVMAERNK; encoded by the coding sequence ATGAAAGCAACCCGAAAATGCAGTTTTTGCGGCAAGTCCTTTGTTACCCGCAGCGGAATGCAAAGGTATTGCAGCGAGGCTTGTCAGGCGGAAGCCCGGCGAGCCAGAATGACACAGAAGAACAACCTCTTCAAGGCCGTCCGGCCAATCATGGAGATACAGCATCAGGAGTATCTCACCTTTTCCAAAGCAGCCATACTCATGGGCTGTTCCCGACAGTACATCTATAAACTTGTAGCCATGGGTAAGCTGAAAGCCTCACGCATCAGCAACCGCATGGCATTCATCCGCAGAGCCGACATCGAGCGGATGCTGGAGGGTAATCCCTACCACCGCATCCTGCCCGGCAGCACTTCCACACCGAAAAAAAACGCTTCATCTTCCTTCCCGGCGAAAAAAGAAAAAAGGGAAAAGGTAACCGATGAAGTGCCGGACTTCTATTCCGGTGAAGAGGTGATATCCCTTTATAAAGTCAAGCAGTCATGGCTCTATACCACCGCCAAACGCAACCGCATCCCCATCTGCCGTATCGCTGGAAAGAACTATTACAGCAAGAAGCATGTTGACGAGTTCTTCGGTACGGCTGTTGATATGGAAAGTATCACCGACTGGCTCCTGACTGAAGAAGCGGAAGAGCAGTTCGGCATGAAGCCTGCCGCACTCCGGGCATACGCCTACCGGCACAGGATACCGACCAAAAGAGAATACGGCCGCACCTATTACTCCAAGTCCCATCTGGACGAACTCCGCAGAACCGACCTTGTGAACGACGAGCGTTATTACACCGTGGAACAGGTCCGGCAGATTTACGGGCTTTCCTCCGCCAACATCTGCCATATCGTCAAGGTTAAGCACATCGAAAAGATAAAGGTCGGCGTGAAGAACCTGCTTCTGCGCTCCGACGTGGAGCGTGTCATGGCTGAAAGGAACAAATAA
- a CDS encoding IS1182 family transposase — translation MTKIHFRPYTPNQTVLFPQRIDEDIAENDPVRMVDALVESLNLEGFRKLYKEYGRSPYHPKMMLKVILYAYMNNIYSCRKIEKHLRRDIHYIWLAGYEKPDFITINRFRNRVKKEINEVFTQTVLLLSSKGFISLNVEYIDGTKIESKANKYTFVWRKSVERNRERLMKKISVLLSQIDDVIAQEKASENNEEIEFSPSMLTEMAGELRNALEQASEPSTKEQKSALRKKRRQLKELEAHRDKLQEYNNHLDNLQDRNSYSKTDKEATFMRMKEDAMRNGQTKPGYNLQIATENQFIIDYSLFPNPTDTLTMIPFLKSFADRYGQLAHTVVADSGYGSEENYHFMSENGMEAYVKYNYFHMEQRPRFKPNPFKAENFFYNEEQDYCVCPMGQKMQRAGTRHTKTESGYVVEYARYRAVRCEGCPLRCLCFKAKGNRTIELNHRLWIYKQKARELLCSEEGLKHRGQRCIEPEAVFGQIKFNMNYKRFRHFGKDKVLMDFSFLAIAFNIKKMCTKMNKEGINWPIKHLYGLITAHLSYWEQNNRDYLQNIAA, via the coding sequence ATGACAAAGATACATTTTCGTCCATACACTCCCAACCAAACGGTACTTTTTCCGCAAAGAATCGATGAAGATATTGCAGAAAACGATCCTGTACGCATGGTTGACGCTTTGGTTGAAAGCCTGAATCTTGAAGGTTTCAGGAAGTTATACAAAGAATACGGCCGTAGTCCTTACCATCCCAAGATGATGCTAAAGGTTATCTTGTATGCCTATATGAACAATATATACTCCTGCCGGAAAATAGAAAAGCATCTTCGTCGTGATATCCATTACATATGGTTAGCCGGTTATGAGAAACCGGACTTCATTACTATCAACCGTTTCCGTAACCGGGTGAAGAAGGAAATTAACGAAGTGTTTACCCAAACCGTACTTCTGCTTTCATCCAAAGGTTTCATCAGTCTGAATGTGGAATATATTGACGGAACAAAGATTGAGTCCAAGGCCAACAAATATACTTTTGTATGGCGGAAGAGCGTTGAGCGAAACCGTGAACGACTGATGAAGAAAATCAGTGTTTTGTTAAGCCAAATAGATGACGTCATCGCTCAGGAAAAAGCTTCGGAAAACAACGAGGAAATTGAGTTTTCCCCTTCCATGCTGACAGAAATGGCAGGAGAATTACGCAATGCCCTTGAACAGGCTTCAGAACCATCCACGAAAGAGCAGAAATCTGCACTGAGAAAGAAACGCAGGCAGCTGAAAGAACTGGAAGCACATAGAGATAAGCTTCAGGAATACAATAACCATCTGGACAATCTTCAGGACCGCAACTCTTATTCCAAGACAGACAAAGAGGCCACCTTTATGAGAATGAAGGAGGATGCCATGCGCAACGGTCAGACAAAACCCGGATATAATCTTCAGATTGCTACGGAAAATCAATTCATTATCGATTATTCTCTTTTCCCGAATCCGACTGACACCTTGACGATGATTCCCTTCCTGAAGTCCTTTGCCGACAGATACGGCCAGTTGGCTCATACGGTGGTTGCTGATTCCGGTTACGGATCAGAAGAGAATTACCACTTTATGTCGGAAAACGGGATGGAAGCATACGTCAAATACAATTATTTCCACATGGAGCAGCGGCCAAGATTTAAACCGAATCCTTTTAAAGCCGAAAACTTTTTCTACAATGAAGAACAGGATTACTGTGTCTGTCCAATGGGACAAAAGATGCAGAGGGCAGGCACCAGGCATACGAAAACCGAATCCGGATATGTAGTCGAATATGCCAGGTATAGGGCTGTCAGATGCGAAGGATGTCCGTTAAGATGTCTGTGTTTTAAAGCTAAAGGAAACAGGACGATAGAACTGAATCACCGACTCTGGATATACAAACAGAAAGCCCGGGAACTTCTCTGTTCCGAAGAAGGGCTGAAACACAGAGGGCAAAGGTGCATAGAACCGGAAGCTGTATTTGGACAGATAAAATTCAACATGAACTACAAGCGCTTCCGTCATTTTGGAAAGGACAAGGTTCTCATGGACTTTTCCTTCCTGGCCATCGCCTTCAATATAAAAAAGATGTGTACCAAGATGAATAAAGAGGGTATAAATTGGCCAATTAAACACCTTTACGGCCTTATTACCGCTCATTTAAGCTATTGGGAACAAAATAATCGAGATTATCTTCAGAATATCGCTGCCTGA
- a CDS encoding AAA family ATPase, protein MEEDKNYISMIHGDLTRAAQMQNGMPENIGVMSIKTANRTILEASQLPTPRALWDSFWYEGELSCLFADSNVGKSILAVQIADRIARTDNVLYLDFELSEKQFQLRYTDEYGKPYIFPERLYRVSLDCDALLDADFEGTIIGSIEQMAQQTRCRIFIVDNLTYLCCAMEKGDAAGRLMIQLNNLKKRYGLSILVLAHTPKRSLDCPITSNDLAGSKRLYNFFDSVFIIGKSALDGGLRYVKQLKVRYGTFSYDADNVIVYEIEKTDAFLQFVFRGYSTEKEHLKKPGDNESGQRDCLILQLSQSGKSVREIASQVNCGKSTVSRIIQRSKEDWNAAVPGVPLSRPKENGTMGQHGTDGTSGTAGEARQAELFAGHEKEDKP, encoded by the coding sequence ATGGAAGAGGACAAGAACTATATCAGCATGATACATGGCGACCTGACGAGGGCAGCCCAGATGCAGAACGGTATGCCGGAAAATATTGGCGTGATGAGCATAAAGACCGCCAACCGGACCATACTCGAAGCATCGCAGCTGCCCACGCCCCGTGCGTTGTGGGACAGCTTCTGGTACGAGGGGGAACTGTCCTGCCTCTTTGCGGATTCCAACGTGGGAAAATCCATCCTTGCCGTGCAGATAGCCGACCGTATCGCCCGGACTGACAACGTGCTTTATCTGGACTTTGAACTGTCAGAAAAGCAATTCCAGCTCCGCTATACCGACGAGTACGGAAAGCCTTACATTTTTCCCGAAAGGCTGTACCGGGTATCGCTTGACTGTGACGCCCTTCTGGATGCCGACTTTGAAGGGACGATCATCGGCAGCATAGAACAGATGGCACAACAGACCCGCTGCAGGATATTCATCGTTGACAACCTTACTTACCTGTGCTGTGCCATGGAGAAAGGCGATGCGGCGGGACGGCTGATGATACAGCTCAACAATCTCAAAAAGAGATACGGGCTTTCCATCCTTGTCCTGGCACACACCCCAAAGCGTTCACTGGACTGTCCCATCACGTCCAACGACCTTGCCGGAAGCAAGCGGCTCTACAATTTCTTTGACAGCGTGTTTATCATCGGGAAAAGCGCACTGGATGGGGGACTCCGCTATGTGAAGCAGCTCAAGGTCCGTTACGGGACATTCTCGTACGATGCCGACAATGTGATTGTCTATGAGATTGAGAAAACGGATGCCTTCCTGCAATTCGTGTTCAGGGGCTATTCAACCGAAAAGGAACACCTGAAGAAACCGGGTGACAACGAATCGGGACAAAGGGATTGCCTTATCCTGCAACTGTCCCAATCCGGGAAGTCAGTCCGGGAGATTGCCTCGCAGGTCAATTGCGGCAAGTCCACCGTCAGCCGGATAATCCAGCGCAGCAAGGAGGACTGGAACGCTGCCGTCCCGGGTGTCCCGCTGTCCCGTCCCAAGGAGAACGGGACAATGGGACAGCATGGGACAGATGGGACAAGCGGGACAGCAGGAGAAGCAAGGCAGGCGGAGCTGTTTGCAGGACATGAAAAGGAGGACAAACCATGA
- a CDS encoding transposase, which produces MEPTIKDKYIILGFIGVAICLISFFITLIVSASFNQDNFVRLIVFVCSNILGWLFYLSFQTVIFDSYEIWKLKSGKKKASAGIIKAQEEQPQNANEPAAPTPIPTNGEATPDIKPVEIAIAPELHEKNRASYEDRQKQEETERIRMVMEYIHFVMPRIADKETVNHICAEVNKWMCLHSYKPKPITGRLTRDITNIPLRHFVWNISERFMYKKYYNGDNRANFIKNLFPREFADTDIATIKNFKVDPSKTLIPIDEPENGSLDFHYPEDYAREMNS; this is translated from the coding sequence ATGGAACCAACGATAAAGGACAAATACATCATTCTGGGATTCATCGGCGTTGCCATCTGCCTGATTTCCTTTTTTATCACACTGATTGTCTCCGCAAGTTTCAATCAGGACAATTTTGTAAGGCTGATAGTCTTTGTATGCAGCAACATTCTCGGCTGGCTGTTCTATCTCTCTTTCCAGACGGTCATTTTCGACTCATACGAGATCTGGAAACTCAAGTCCGGCAAGAAAAAGGCATCTGCCGGAATCATAAAGGCTCAGGAAGAACAGCCACAGAATGCGAATGAACCTGCAGCTCCGACACCGATACCGACAAACGGGGAAGCAACCCCGGATATAAAACCGGTAGAGATTGCCATTGCCCCGGAACTTCACGAAAAGAACCGTGCCAGCTATGAGGACAGACAGAAGCAGGAAGAGACGGAACGGATCCGCATGGTCATGGAGTACATCCACTTCGTCATGCCCCGTATTGCAGACAAGGAGACCGTCAACCATATCTGTGCCGAGGTCAACAAGTGGATGTGCCTTCACAGCTACAAGCCCAAGCCGATAACAGGACGGCTGACCCGGGATATTACCAACATTCCGCTCCGCCATTTCGTGTGGAACATTTCCGAGCGTTTCATGTACAAGAAATACTACAACGGGGACAACCGTGCCAATTTTATCAAAAACCTTTTCCCACGTGAATTTGCCGACACGGATATAGCGACCATAAAGAACTTCAAGGTCGATCCGTCAAAGACGCTGATTCCCATTGACGAACCCGAAAACGGCAGTCTGGACTTCCATTATCCCGAAGATTATGCACGGGAAATGAACAGTTGA
- a CDS encoding site-specific integrase, with the protein MSKCKTVTLRKRKIKNGTQYSLCLDYYPGYRDNTTMKVITREALGIYIFAKPANQQERDFNARMMKKAEILRNRRYEAIFNENNGFFDKARMKGDFLAYFKELADRRNIKWQHVYKHFERFVGGKCTFEEVDVDLCRKFMEYLLNAPQTIHTNQKLHINSAAGYWSAFRAVLHTAYRDRKIKENPNGFLDRIESIPTMREHLSQEELIRLAETPCEEEVLKRAFLFACLTGLRKSDIRQLTWQQIQPYTNGKMFVTTRMQKTKQIVHNPISDEAYGLLGERHEGLIFEGFKDKMLQGPLKRWLSAAGITKKITFHCTRHSFGSLHVEMGTDMAVIQACLGHKNITTTQIYSKMAAQQMCEVVDKITLKRKEA; encoded by the coding sequence ATGAGTAAATGCAAGACAGTAACCTTGCGCAAGCGCAAGATCAAGAACGGTACACAGTATTCGCTGTGTCTGGACTATTATCCCGGCTACCGTGACAACACCACCATGAAAGTGATCACACGTGAAGCTCTGGGTATTTACATTTTTGCCAAACCTGCCAACCAGCAGGAGCGTGACTTCAACGCACGCATGATGAAGAAGGCGGAGATACTCCGCAACAGGCGTTACGAAGCCATCTTCAACGAGAACAACGGCTTCTTTGACAAGGCCAGGATGAAAGGGGATTTCCTCGCCTACTTCAAGGAACTGGCAGACAGGAGGAATATCAAGTGGCAGCACGTCTACAAGCACTTCGAGCGGTTCGTGGGCGGCAAATGTACCTTTGAAGAGGTGGACGTGGACCTGTGCCGCAAGTTCATGGAGTACCTGCTGAACGCTCCCCAGACCATACACACCAACCAAAAGCTGCATATCAATTCTGCGGCAGGCTACTGGTCAGCTTTCCGTGCCGTCCTGCATACGGCCTACCGTGACAGGAAGATAAAGGAGAATCCCAACGGCTTTCTGGATCGTATCGAGAGTATTCCCACCATGAGGGAGCATCTGAGCCAGGAGGAACTGATACGGCTTGCCGAAACGCCATGCGAGGAAGAGGTTCTGAAAAGGGCTTTCCTTTTCGCCTGCCTGACGGGATTGAGAAAGAGCGACATCAGGCAGCTTACCTGGCAGCAGATACAGCCGTACACCAACGGCAAGATGTTCGTTACCACCCGTATGCAGAAGACGAAGCAGATCGTACACAATCCCATCAGTGATGAAGCCTACGGACTGCTCGGGGAGCGGCATGAAGGGCTTATCTTCGAGGGCTTCAAGGACAAGATGCTGCAGGGACCCCTGAAACGTTGGCTGTCGGCGGCAGGCATAACCAAGAAGATAACCTTCCATTGCACCCGGCATTCATTCGGAAGCCTGCACGTGGAAATGGGCACGGACATGGCTGTCATACAAGCCTGTCTGGGACACAAGAACATTACCACCACACAGATCTATTCCAAGATGGCTGCACAGCAGATGTGCGAGGTGGTGGACAAGATAACCCTGAAACGCAAGGAGGCATAG